A window of the Equus przewalskii isolate Varuska chromosome 10, EquPr2, whole genome shotgun sequence genome harbors these coding sequences:
- the MYOCD gene encoding myocardin isoform X4: MHILQASTAERSIPTAQMKLKRARLADDLNEKIALRPGPLELVEKNILPVDSAVKEAIKGNQVSFSKSADAFAFEEDSSSDGLSPDQTRGEDPQGSAGSPPDTKAAETPLAGPLGTIQDLTSGSENERNDSASQPSNQSDAGKQGPGPLSTPIPVHAAVKSKSLSDSKNRHKKPKDPKPKVKKLKYHQYIPPDQKAEKSPPPMDSAYARLLQQQQLFLQLQILSQQQQQQQQHRFSYPGVHQAQLKEPNEQMVRNPNSSTPLSNTPLSPVKNSFSGQTSVSSLKPGPLPSNLDDLKVSELRQQLRIRGLPVSGTKTALMDRLRPFQDCSGNPVPNFGDITTVTFPVTPTNTLPNYQSSPSTSALSNGFYHFGSTSSSPPISPASSDLSVAGSLPDTFNDASPSFGLHPSPVHACTEESLMSSLNGGSMPSELDGLDSEKDKMLVEKQKVINELTWKLQQEQRQVEELRMQLQKQKRNNCSEKKPLPFLAAPIKQEDAVSSCPFASQQIAVKRQSNSSEGQSPACEAAQLLPLGNTHCAEPSGQTTVLSSTFLSPQCSPQHSPLGAVKSPQHISLPPSPNNHYFLPSSSGPQGEGHRVSSPAGSQNSGAHEGHPPSFSPQPSSLHSSFSGAQADSSHGAGCNSCPKSPGVQQKMAGLHSSDKAGPKFSIPSPTFSKSTSAVPEITQPPSYEDAVKQQMTRSQQMDELLDVLIESGEMPADAREDHSCLQKVPKILGSSRSPTAALPKPSASFEHTSSGGQLPFDHYGTDSDEHLEVLLNSQSPLGKVSDVALLKIGSEEPPFDGIMDGFSGKAAEDLFNAHEILPGPLSPMQTQFSPSSVDSNGLQLSFTESPWETMEWLDLTPPSSTPSFNSLTTSGPSIFNIDFLDVTDLNLNSPMDLHLQQW; encoded by the exons GTAACCAGGTGAGTTTCTCCAAATCAGCAGATGCATTTGCCTTTGAGGAGGACAGCAGCAGCGATGGGCTTTCTCCAGACCAGACTCGAGGTGAAGACCCCCAGGGCTCAGCAGGATCTCCCCCAGACACGAAAGCTGCAGAGACCCCTTTGGCAGGTCCTCTGGGAACAATCCAG GATCTTACTTCCGGCTCAGAAAATGAGAGGAACGACTCTGCCTCACAGCCCAGCAACCAGTCAGACGCGGGGAAGCAGGGGCCTGGCCCGCTCAGCACCCCCATCCCCGTGCATGCTGCTGTAAAG TCCAAGTCCTTGAGCGACAGTAAGAACCGCCACAAAAAGCCCAAGGACCCCAAGCCGAAGGTGAAGAAGCTCAAATATCACCAGTACATTCCCCCAGACCAGAAGGCAGAGAAGTCCCCGCCGCCCATGGACTCAGCCTACGCCCGGctgctccagcagcagcagctcttcttGCAGCTCCAGATCctcagccagcagcagcagcagcagcagcagcaccggTTCAGCTACCCCGGGGTTCACCAAGCCCAGCTCAA ggAACCAAACGAACAGATGGTCAGAAATCCAAACTCTTCAACACCGCTGAGCAATACCCCTTTGTCTCCTGTCAAAAACAGTTTTTCTGGACAAACTAGTGTCTCTTCTCTCAAACCAGGTCCACTCCCATCAAACCTAGATGATCTGAAG GTCTCTGAATTAAGACAGCAGCTCCGCATACGGGGTTTGCCAGTGTCAGGCACCAAGACAGCCCTCATGGACCGGCTTCGGCCCTTCCAGGACTGTTCTGGGAACCCCGTGCCCAACTTCGGTGATATAACAACTGTCACCTTTCCTGTGACGCCGACCAACACGCTGCCCAATTACCAGTCCTCTCCTTCCACCAGCGCCTTATCCAACGGCTTCTACCATTTCGGCAGCACCAGCTCCAGCCCCCCGATCTCGCCTGCCTCGTCTGACCTGTCAGTGGCGGGGTCCCTGCCCGACACCTTCAACGATGCCTCCCCATCCTTCGGCCTGCACCCATCCCCAGTTCACGCCTGCACAGAGGAGAGCCTCATGAGCAGTCTAAATGGGGGCTCCATGCCTTCCGAGCTGGACGGGCTGGACTCCGAAAAGGACAAGATGCTGGTGGAGAAGCAGAAGGTGATAAATGAGCTCACCTGGAAACTCCAGCAAGAACAAAGGCAAGTGGAGGAGCTGAGGATgcagctgcagaagcagaagagGAACAACTGTTCTGAGAAGAAGCCACTGCCTTTCTTGGCTGCTCCCATCAAGCAGGAAGATGCAGTCTCCAGTTGCCCTTTTGCATCCCAACAAATAGCTGTGAAAAGACAAAGCAACAGCTCAGAAGGCCAATCGCCAGCTTGTGAAGCTGCTCAACTCCTGCCCCTTGGGAACACTCATTGCGCGGAGCCCTCAGGTCAAACCACCGTACTTTCTTCCACATTTCTCAGCCCACAGTGCTCCCCTCAGCATTCACCACTCGGGGCTGTGAAAAGCCCCCAGCATATCAGTTTGCCCCCATCGCCAAACAACCATTACTTCCTACCCTCCTCTTCAGGCCCTCAAGGAGAAGGGCACAGGGTCTCCTCACCTGCCGGCAGCCAG AACTCAGGGGCACACGAGGGCCATCCTCCAAGCTTCTCtccccagccttccagcctccactCCTCTTTCTCTGGAGCCCAGGCAGACAGCAGTCATGGTGCTGGGTGCAACTCTTGTCCCAAAAGCCCAGGTGTACAGCAAAAG ATGGCTGGCTTACACTCTTCTGATAAGGCGGGACCAAAGTTTTCAATTCCATCCCCAACTTTTTCTAAGTCAACTTCAGCAGTTCCAGAAATAACACAGCCTCCGTCCTATGAAGATGCAGTAAAACAG CAAATGACTCGGAGTCAGCAGATGGATGAACTCCTGGATGTCCTCATTGAAAGTGGAG AAATGCCAGCCGATGCCAGAGAGGATCATTCATGTCTTCAAAAAGTCCCAAAGATCCTCGGGTCTTCCCGAAGCCCTACTGCTGCCCTCCCCAAGCCCTCGGCGTCCTTTGAACACACGTCTTCGGGAGGCCAGCTCCCCTTCGATCACTATGGCACCGACAGTGATGAGCACCTTGAAGTCTTGTTAAATTCCCAGAGCCCCTTAGGAAAGGTGAGCGATGTCGCCCTTCTAAAAATTGGGAGCGAGGAGCCTCCTTTCGATGGGATAATGGATGGATTCTCTGGGAAGGCTGCAGAAGACCTCTTCAATGCACACGAGATCTTGCCAGGCCCCCTTTCCCCAATGCAGACTCAGTTTTCACCCTCTTCTGTGGACAGCAATGGGCTGCAGCTAAGCTTCACTGAATCTCCTTGGGAAACCATGGAGTGGCTGGACCTCACTCCACCAAGTTCCACACCAAGCTTTAACTCCCTCACCACCAGCGGGCCCAGCATCTTTAACATTGATTTCCTGGATGTCACGGATCTCAATTTGAATTCCCCCATGGACCTTCACTTACAGCAGTGGTAG
- the MYOCD gene encoding myocardin isoform X3: MHILQASTAERSIPTAQMKLKRARLADDLNEKIALRPGPLELVEKNILPVDSAVKEAIKGNQVSFSKSADAFAFEEDSSSDGLSPDQTRGEDPQGSAGSPPDTKAAETPLAGPLGTIQDLTSGSENERNDSASQPSNQSDAGKQGPGPLSTPIPVHAAVKSKSLSDSKNRHKKPKDPKPKVKKLKYHQYIPPDQKAEKSPPPMDSAYARLLQQQQLFLQLQILSQQQQQQQQHRFSYPGVHQAQLKEPNEQMVRNPNSSTPLSNTPLSPVKNSFSGQTSVSSLKPGPLPSNLDDLKVSELRQQLRIRGLPVSGTKTALMDRLRPFQDCSGNPVPNFGDITTVTFPVTPTNTLPNYQSSPSTSALSNGFYHFGSTSSSPPISPASSDLSVAGSLPDTFNDASPSFGLHPSPVHACTEESLMSSLNGGSMPSELDGLDSEKDKMLVEKQKVINELTWKLQQEQRQVEELRMQLQKQKRNNCSEKKPLPFLAAPIKQEDAVSSCPFASQQIAVKRQSNSSEGQSPACEAAQLLPLGNTHCAEPSGQTTVLSSTFLSPQCSPQHSPLGAVKSPQHISLPPSPNNHYFLPSSSGPQGEGHRVSSPAGSQVCTAQNSGAHEGHPPSFSPQPSSLHSSFSGAQADSSHGAGCNSCPKSPGVQQKMAGLHSSDKAGPKFSIPSPTFSKSTSAVPEITQPPSYEDAVKQQMTRSQQMDELLDVLIESGEMPADAREDHSCLQKVPKILGSSRSPTAALPKPSASFEHTSSGGQLPFDHYGTDSDEHLEVLLNSQSPLGKVSDVALLKIGSEEPPFDGIMDGFSGKAAEDLFNAHEILPGPLSPMQTQFSPSSVDSNGLQLSFTESPWETMEWLDLTPPSSTPSFNSLTTSGPSIFNIDFLDVTDLNLNSPMDLHLQQW, encoded by the exons GTAACCAGGTGAGTTTCTCCAAATCAGCAGATGCATTTGCCTTTGAGGAGGACAGCAGCAGCGATGGGCTTTCTCCAGACCAGACTCGAGGTGAAGACCCCCAGGGCTCAGCAGGATCTCCCCCAGACACGAAAGCTGCAGAGACCCCTTTGGCAGGTCCTCTGGGAACAATCCAG GATCTTACTTCCGGCTCAGAAAATGAGAGGAACGACTCTGCCTCACAGCCCAGCAACCAGTCAGACGCGGGGAAGCAGGGGCCTGGCCCGCTCAGCACCCCCATCCCCGTGCATGCTGCTGTAAAG TCCAAGTCCTTGAGCGACAGTAAGAACCGCCACAAAAAGCCCAAGGACCCCAAGCCGAAGGTGAAGAAGCTCAAATATCACCAGTACATTCCCCCAGACCAGAAGGCAGAGAAGTCCCCGCCGCCCATGGACTCAGCCTACGCCCGGctgctccagcagcagcagctcttcttGCAGCTCCAGATCctcagccagcagcagcagcagcagcagcagcaccggTTCAGCTACCCCGGGGTTCACCAAGCCCAGCTCAA ggAACCAAACGAACAGATGGTCAGAAATCCAAACTCTTCAACACCGCTGAGCAATACCCCTTTGTCTCCTGTCAAAAACAGTTTTTCTGGACAAACTAGTGTCTCTTCTCTCAAACCAGGTCCACTCCCATCAAACCTAGATGATCTGAAG GTCTCTGAATTAAGACAGCAGCTCCGCATACGGGGTTTGCCAGTGTCAGGCACCAAGACAGCCCTCATGGACCGGCTTCGGCCCTTCCAGGACTGTTCTGGGAACCCCGTGCCCAACTTCGGTGATATAACAACTGTCACCTTTCCTGTGACGCCGACCAACACGCTGCCCAATTACCAGTCCTCTCCTTCCACCAGCGCCTTATCCAACGGCTTCTACCATTTCGGCAGCACCAGCTCCAGCCCCCCGATCTCGCCTGCCTCGTCTGACCTGTCAGTGGCGGGGTCCCTGCCCGACACCTTCAACGATGCCTCCCCATCCTTCGGCCTGCACCCATCCCCAGTTCACGCCTGCACAGAGGAGAGCCTCATGAGCAGTCTAAATGGGGGCTCCATGCCTTCCGAGCTGGACGGGCTGGACTCCGAAAAGGACAAGATGCTGGTGGAGAAGCAGAAGGTGATAAATGAGCTCACCTGGAAACTCCAGCAAGAACAAAGGCAAGTGGAGGAGCTGAGGATgcagctgcagaagcagaagagGAACAACTGTTCTGAGAAGAAGCCACTGCCTTTCTTGGCTGCTCCCATCAAGCAGGAAGATGCAGTCTCCAGTTGCCCTTTTGCATCCCAACAAATAGCTGTGAAAAGACAAAGCAACAGCTCAGAAGGCCAATCGCCAGCTTGTGAAGCTGCTCAACTCCTGCCCCTTGGGAACACTCATTGCGCGGAGCCCTCAGGTCAAACCACCGTACTTTCTTCCACATTTCTCAGCCCACAGTGCTCCCCTCAGCATTCACCACTCGGGGCTGTGAAAAGCCCCCAGCATATCAGTTTGCCCCCATCGCCAAACAACCATTACTTCCTACCCTCCTCTTCAGGCCCTCAAGGAGAAGGGCACAGGGTCTCCTCACCTGCCGGCAGCCAGGTGTGTACTGCACAG AACTCAGGGGCACACGAGGGCCATCCTCCAAGCTTCTCtccccagccttccagcctccactCCTCTTTCTCTGGAGCCCAGGCAGACAGCAGTCATGGTGCTGGGTGCAACTCTTGTCCCAAAAGCCCAGGTGTACAGCAAAAG ATGGCTGGCTTACACTCTTCTGATAAGGCGGGACCAAAGTTTTCAATTCCATCCCCAACTTTTTCTAAGTCAACTTCAGCAGTTCCAGAAATAACACAGCCTCCGTCCTATGAAGATGCAGTAAAACAG CAAATGACTCGGAGTCAGCAGATGGATGAACTCCTGGATGTCCTCATTGAAAGTGGAG AAATGCCAGCCGATGCCAGAGAGGATCATTCATGTCTTCAAAAAGTCCCAAAGATCCTCGGGTCTTCCCGAAGCCCTACTGCTGCCCTCCCCAAGCCCTCGGCGTCCTTTGAACACACGTCTTCGGGAGGCCAGCTCCCCTTCGATCACTATGGCACCGACAGTGATGAGCACCTTGAAGTCTTGTTAAATTCCCAGAGCCCCTTAGGAAAGGTGAGCGATGTCGCCCTTCTAAAAATTGGGAGCGAGGAGCCTCCTTTCGATGGGATAATGGATGGATTCTCTGGGAAGGCTGCAGAAGACCTCTTCAATGCACACGAGATCTTGCCAGGCCCCCTTTCCCCAATGCAGACTCAGTTTTCACCCTCTTCTGTGGACAGCAATGGGCTGCAGCTAAGCTTCACTGAATCTCCTTGGGAAACCATGGAGTGGCTGGACCTCACTCCACCAAGTTCCACACCAAGCTTTAACTCCCTCACCACCAGCGGGCCCAGCATCTTTAACATTGATTTCCTGGATGTCACGGATCTCAATTTGAATTCCCCCATGGACCTTCACTTACAGCAGTGGTAG